From a single Syngnathus scovelli strain Florida chromosome 2, RoL_Ssco_1.2, whole genome shotgun sequence genomic region:
- the LOC125988116 gene encoding uro-adherence factor A — protein MAEESSFPELEGLEKQLESLISSHSSDDLHGDSKTYCSNFCKLVEEYASRCRTPLPRLRILETALCHFTRASSFFTSCDHVLHTLSSLALSVFELLLFFNEQDFHEEPLKHFSIKFQECHVALLKHQNVHLLQVEPLLHSGGAWASTTLKAILSESSLPQNEVDRFLSSELPVFLELRVRYLLSCERVREALALAKCCIRHPMAGKHLFFLQVYLTWLYKTQYNQLLKEVADLTGKDAVHIICSLEYEETDQLLLALCQVFLSQQLCRGDMYYLWELVFVWSKLHKRLNTSKQAFLEESHRLMLSASNVSSVFPFVRVVIEELGADGVQFCVELCADALKSCLPCDINTKSLIYKTIAGLLPNDLEVCRACALLVFFLERSVGAYKMVYFLYMLPDQDYHVEHSPIRNQTRFETLQILKKDLYFDPEFWNLIALRTNCLKLMSEKVVDASLDELMEESWVPNYCAKDFPFVCSTSTANIDDGTAKRPCHNDGSHKEMSSEETPKKLKVVQGKTGLNDSNAVKKKAPDNGTAKNPNDGRHKEISSAESPKKLKLVQGKTRLNDSDAVKKKVNHRSRFTKEASSQPLRRSFWQLDRMHDIGSGQLRRATRLSAKDPPKRRIQKPKWLLEDSGNLQESKLRKRSLRTQRVHQSSALKRSENGRPKNSTQAKASENSCTKHETANSVEPASTPQIILELSLPDNELLGTFAEDGNKPKGCPPMLFYKPTLKLPDPSHPVKVLHGKEVILRARDETMLVQLLHCYARRPKGKGKGSNIHGSVSTITRSSAHGSSLKEPQSVLCEKPNAETRVGLSSEDAVTTEHPEKPSPVLPSLAKEPLESTEMKKIVYSEKIIALKGTEGSILGQTAHSLKTDKVHTTVASLELSDERSVEMKVTLASQSPAVEKVTQQPTTSSIDFSPTFDTLSKKIEDTEYTPSMSNTLPSQSSDSTCHTPLQGRQALVNTNEEQNPKPLSPHSENGKTFIDKAKDITEDAQNEHSNRMDDISALATETVTQFSPIEPLPDLENCKQPTDANAKQSVLQNESSFANASSQTVPEPSTTGNTQGNNHAAPAEYDDYEDDFEDDESIETEESKLEYCCTFCHKDFKGRRVVIHAMFHFRKDECMFCGTTFKDDLLAMMHLSDHIEKLKRSKEVASCKAQQTCESETKDFSQPKASAKANVPNSLSGHHHSRKLRNSSVCNKSLSHPEADLRLESRNLRSNDKAIDSQFVQKNEPNECIDGKSPESKVNGLFDKKNKFDQMKHTNSKAEDNQATPTHDTEDKADDRQLTHAMPNSCGSFASSVQKRKCVEGLKNNVIKDGKKAIQEKRLEPKVKIDCPADGCTWSTDLSKNRVALLYHALEHHYGDIKPLEMSLKVANNKCSICKRVLWSFEHFQHHVERHRLSPRHPCLHLGCTARFKTGNEMSRHARKHSPLQAVCCLPGCSKLFICLWALNLHEKEHYASKPIKPVKTVDLQTDHKTNCMQVKAVTSATEGSLSQSTRVLRRHASRDVTAKSASVPPPMAKGELKTRNESKHSNVLKNLSNKDTTAQSSNHSLNLRLRKGQTSEPRELPFSRRRLKLRHKFKKKQVRVNQTEMFPKTRGRPRKANKATHDENTTKRQNSQSLKGETPDGPETPTSPTVSTKLGINEKQEEVNDDDKILHQKSNSQESVSSCVEQKISLHRGAPLTAASRSSVVHALKLRVLNLRKRCASRSNEFLEASRAKKERLTLRKSPRRRSSLQAASREPAASTFTHAARRSGDEKGEKTHSSKSSPADLIPASTKVNVKKTRPKKKKTGKMLQIGDKKVDGTICPSLEKKSNEEHHNVTSDGSSSTTSDWNKTSNEEPSDATRSGSTSTVSNLERTSKEELSDVMSDGSGSTMSNLESVEEPSAVTSDSSSPTTQMSIKELSNVTCDGSTTITSNLESKSLEEPSHVTSDVSISTMPNLESKSMEEPSHVTSDVSISTMPNLESETTEEPSYVTSDDSSSTTSTVQAEPSSKKDVHVRRNKGAKAIKEGEVKSSRKRPHPDQRTAKIATESKTQASIGSEVKVGEADNCASEQLHVNKTPESVKDKRGQAKSKLAKEYDGSTLCMDTLAEYGKKHMRAPPTAYLDEKFTAMPKKRKEAASDIRTSLEEAPVTAAPQRHRCANCFTTFNSAEELQRHHHLQHCTNLFGFDSDDEGN, from the exons ATGGCGGAGGAGAGCAGTTTCCCCGAGTTGGAGGGGCTAGAAAAACAATTGGAGTCACTCATAAGCTCTCATTCAAGTGACGACTTGCATGGAGACAGCAAAACGTACTGTTCGAACTTTTGTAAG CTGGTGGAAGAGTACGCCTCGCGCTGTCGGACGCCGCTCCCTCGGCTCAGGATCCTCGAGACGGCCCTGTGCCACTTCACTCGGGCCTCATCCTTCTTCACAAGCTGTGATCACGTGCTTCACACACTCAGTAGTTTGGCCTT GAGTGTTTTTGAGTTGCTGCTTTTCTTTAATGAGCAAGATTTCCACGAAGAGCCGTTGAAGCACTTCTCTATTAAATTTCAG GAATGTCATGTTGCCCTTTTAAAGCATCAGAATGTTCACTTACTTCAGGTTGAGCCTTTGCTTCATTCAGGAGGCGCTTGGGCCAGTACAACATTGAAGGCAATACTCAGCGAATCCAGTTTACCTCAGAATGAAG TGGACAGGTTCCTCAGCTCTGAGTTGCCAGTGTTCTTGGAGCTTCGGGTGCGCTACCTTCTATCCTGTGAGCGTGTCCGTGAGGCTTTAGCCCTGGCTAAGTGTTGTATTCGTCATCCGATGGCAGGGAAACACTTGTTCTTCCTCCAGGTCTACCTCACGTGGCTTTACAAGACGCAATACAATCAGCTGCTTAAAGAG GTTGCTGACCTCACTGGTAAAGATGCAGTGCACATCATCTGCAGTTTAGAGTACGAAGAAACAGATCAACTGCTGTTAGCTCTCTGCCAGGTGTTCCTTTCCCAACAACTCTGCAGGGGAGACATGTACTATTTATG GGAACTTGTTTTTGTGTGGAGCAAACTTCACAAACGGCTGAATACTTCCAAGCAAGCTTTTCTGGAAGAAAGCCATCGGCTAATGCTGTCTGCTTCCAACGTCAGCTCTGTCTTCCCTTTTGTCAGAGTTGTCATTGAAGAG CTTGGTGCAGACGGGGTCCAGTTTTGTGTGGAGCTTTGTGCAGATGCCTTGAAATCTTGTCTCCCATGTGACATTAACACCAAGTCGCTGATCTATAAAACTATTGCTGGCCTGCTGCCCAACGATTTGGAAGTGTGTCGGGCCTGTGCGCTGCTTGTCTTCTTCTTGGAACGCAGCGTTGGGGCCTACAAGATGGTGTATTTCCTGTATATGCTTCCAGACCAGGACTACCATGTTGAGCACAGTCCCATCAGGAATCAAACCCGATTTGAAACACTGCAG ATTTTGAAGAAGGACCTTTATTTTGATCCAGAGTTTTGGAACCTCATTGCTTTGCGGACCAATTGTTTGAAACTGATGAGTGAGAAAGTGGTTGACGCTTCACTCGACGAACTCATGGAGGAATCATGGGTCCCAAACTACTGTGCCAAAGACTTTCCCTTTGTGTGTAGTACATCAACAGCAAATATTGATGATGGAACAGCAAAAAGGCCTTGTCATAATGATGGCAGTCACAAAGAAATGAGCTCTGAGGAGACACCCAAGAAACTCAAGGTGGTCCAAGGCAAAACAGGACTGAATGACAGCAATGCCGTGAAAAAAAAGGCTCCTGATAACGGAACAGCAAAAAATCCTAACGATGGGAGGCATAAAGAAATTAGCTCCGCGGAGTCACCCAAGAAACTCAAGTTGGTTCAAGGCAAAACAAGACTGAATGATAGTGACGCTGTGAAAAAAAAGGTTAACCATAGGTCGCGTTTTACAAAGGAAGCATCATCGCAACCTTTGAGGCGCTCATTTTGGCAGCTTGACAGGATGCATGACATTGGGTCTGGGCAGCTAAGACGAGCTACTCGACTATCTGCAAAAGATCCTCCAAAACGAAGGATTCAAAAACCCAAATGGCTCCTGGAAGATTCTGGTAATCTCCAAGAGTCAAAGCTTAGGAAACGCAGTTTGAGAACTCAAAGAGTGCATCAGTCGTCTGCACTAAAGAGGTCTGAAAATGGTCGGCCCAAGAACAGCACACAAGCCAAGGCGTCGGAAAACTCTTGCACAAAGCATGAGACAGCAAACTCTGTTGAACCAGCTTCTACGCCACAAATAATTTTGGAGCTGTCGCTACCAGACAATGAGCTGCTGGGAACTTTCGCCGAAGACGGCAACAAACCGAAAGGATGCCCTCCGATGCTCTTTTATAAGCCAACACTAAAGCTTCCTGACCCCTCCCATCCTGTGAAGGTGCTGCATGGAAAAGAGGTCATCCTTCGAGCAAGGGATGAAACTATGCTTGTGCAGCTCTTGCACTGTTACGCTCGCAGGCCTAAAGGAAAGGGTAAAGGGTCAAATATTCATGGATCTGTATCAACAATCACACGCTCTTCTGCGCATGGGAGTTCCCTCAAAGAACCACAGAGCGTGCTTTGTGAGAAACCTAATGCCGAGACAAGGGTTGGTTTGAGCTCGGAGGATGCGGTTACAACTGAACACCCAGAAAAACCAAGCCCGGTTCTACCGTCGTTAGCAAAAGAGCCTTTAGAAAGCACagagatgaaaaaaatagtttattcagaaaaaataattgcattaAAAGGAACAGAAGGTTCTATTTTAGGTCAAACCGCTCACTCTTTAAAGACAGACAAAGTCCATACCACAGTTGCATCTTTAGAACTCAGTGATGAACGTTCTGTTGAAATGAAGGTGACTTTAGCTTCACAAAGCCCTGCAGTGGAGAAAGTCACACAACAGCCAACTACATCTTCCATTGACTTTTCACCAACCTTCGATACGCTAAGTAAAAAAATAGAAGACACAGAATACACCCCGTCAATGTCCAACACATTACCTTCTCAAAGTTCTGACTCTACGTGTCACACGCCTCTCCAAGGTAGACAAGCTCTTGTAAACACAAATGAAGAACAAAATCCAAAGCCACTCAGCCCTCATTCTGAAAATGGCAAAACATTCATTGACAAGGCCAAAGACATCACGGAGGATGCACAAAACGAACATTCTAACCGTATGGATGACATTTCAGCCTTAGCAACAGAGACGGTGACTCAGTTTTCTCCAATTGAACCTCTCCCAGACTTGGAGAATTGCAAACAACCGACAGATGCTAACGCCAAGCAATCGGTGCTCCAAAATGAAAGCAGTTTTGCGAATGCCTCCAGTCAGACAGTGCCAGAACCATCCACCACTGGTAATACGCAAGGAAATAATCATGCAGCACCAGCCGAATATGACGACTACGAGGATGACTTTGAGGATGATGAGTCAATAGAAACAGAGGAATCCAAGTTGGAGTACTGCTGTACTTTTTGTCACAAAGATTTTAAGGGCAGACGCGTAGTAATACATGCTATGTTCCACTTCCGTAAAGATGAGTGTATGTTTTGTGGGACCACATTCAAAGATGACCTCCTGGCAATGATGCACTTGTCTGATCACATTGAGAAGCTCAAAAGAAGCAAGGAGGTAGCCAGTTGCAAAGCTCAACAAACCTGTGAGTCAGAAACCAAAGATTTCTCCCAACCCAAGGCCTCTGCCAAAGCTAATGTTCCCAACAGCCTGTCTGGTCATCACCATAGTAGGAAGCTGAGGAACTCCTCTGTCTGCAATAAATCTCTTAGTCATCCAGAAGCAGACTTGCGATTAGAATCAAGAAATTTGAGATCAAATGACAAGGCAATCGATAGTCAATTTGTACAGAAAAACGAACCAAATGAGTGCATTGACGGCAAATCTCCCGAAAGCAAGGTAAATGGACTTTTTGACAAAAAGAATAAATTTGACCAAATGAAACATACCAACTCAAAAGCTGAAGACAACCAGGCAACTCCAACGCACGATACTGAAGACAAAGCAGACGACCGCCAGTTGACTCATGCGATGCCCAACTCGTGCGGTTCCTTTGCATCTTCGGTTCAGAAGAGGAAATGCGTTGAAGGTTTAAAGAATAATGTCATTAAGGACGGGAAGAAGGCTATTCAGGAGAAAAGGCTAGAGCCCAAAGTGAAAATTGACTGTCCAGCAGATGGATGCACTTGGTCCACAGACCTTTCTAAAAACCGTGTTGCTCTTCTCTACCATGCTCTAGAGCATCACTATGGTGACATCAAACCTTTAGAAATGTCATTGAAAGTTGCAAACAACAAATGCAGTATTTGCAAGAGGGTTCTATGGAGTTTTGAACATTTTCAGCATCATGTGGAAAGACACCGGCTCAGTCCTCGCCATCCTTGCCTTCATCTGGGTTGCACTGCCAGGTTCAAAACTGGAAATGAAATGAGCCGACATGCAAGAAAACACAGTCCACTGCAGGCAGTGTGCTGCTTGCCTGGTTGTTCCAAACTATTTATTTGTCTCTGGGCACTGAACCTTCATGAAAAAGAACACTATGCTTCCAAACCCATCAAGCCAGTTAAGACTGTGGACCTGCAGACAGACCACAAAACTAACTGCATGCAGGTAAAAGCAGTAACCTCTGCTACGGAAGGGTCTTTGAGCCAGTCCACTCGTGTATTAAGGCGGCATGCATCTCGAGACGTGACTGCGAAATCTGCCAGTGTTCCTCCTCCCATGGCGAAAGGAGAGCTAAAAACCAGAAATGAATCCAAGCATTCTAATGTTTTGAAGAATCTCTCCAACAAGGACACCACCGCACAGTCCAGTAATCATAGTTTGAATCTGAGGTTAAGAAAAGGTCAAACATCAGAGCCTCGGGAATTACCCTTCTCCAGACGTAGGCTCAAACTGAGGCATAAATTCAAGAAAAAGCAGGTTCGTGTCAACCAAACTGAAATGTTCCCTAAAACAAGAGGCCGTCCACGAAAGGCAAACAAAGCAACACATGACGAAAACACGACTAAGAGACAAAACAGTCAAAGTCTAAAGGGTGAAACCCCAGACGGTCCTGAGACGCCAACGTCTCCAACGGTTAGTACCAAGTTAGGAATTAACGAAAAGCAAGAGGAAGTCAATGACGATGACAAGATTCTCCACCAGAAGTCAAATTCCCAAGAATCAGTGAGCAGTTGTGTTGAACAAAAGATTTCTTTGCACAGAGGCGCCCCCTTAACTGCAGCATCTCGGAGTTCAGTTGTCCATGCACTCAAATTAAGAGTTCTTAATTTGAGGAAGCGCTGTGCTTCAAGGAGCAACGAGTTTTTGGAAGCCAGTAGGGCAAAGAAGGAAAGGCTTACACTTAGAAAAAGTCCCCGCAGACGGTCTAGCCTGCAGGCAGCTTCAAGGGAGCCTGCAGCGTCAACATTTACTCATGCAGCCCGGAGGTCTGGGGATGAAAAGGGAGAGAAAACGCATTCTTCCAAAAGTAGCCCAGCTGATCTTATTCCTGCTTCCACTAAGGTGAACGTGAAGAAAACTCgacctaaaaagaaaaaaacaggaaaGATGCTTCAGATTGGTGACAAAAAAGTCGACGGGACAATCTGCCCCAGtttggaaaaaaagtcaaatgaagAACATCATAATGTGACAAGTGATGGCTCCAGTTCTAccacgtccgattggaataaaACATCAAACGAAGAGCCTTCAGATGCGACGAGAAGTGGCTCCACTTCTACCGTGTCCAATTTGGAGAGAACGTCCAAGGAAGAACTTTCAGACGTGATGAGCGATGGCTCTGGTTCCACCATGTCCAATTTGGAGTCAGTGGAAGAACCTTCAGCTGTGACTAGTGATAGCTCCAGTCCCACCACGCAAATGTCCATAAAAGAACTTTCAAATGTGACATGTGATGGCTCCACGACTATCACATCAAATTTAGAGAGCAAGTCATTGGAAGAACCTTCTCATGTGACAAGTGATGTCTCCATTTCCACCATGCCAAATTTAGAGAGCAAGTCAATGGAAGAACCTTCTCATGTGACAAGTGATGTCTCCATTTCCACCATGCCCAATTTagagagcgagacaacggaagaaCCATCTTATGTGACCAGTGATGACTCCAGTTCAACCACGTCAACAGTTCAAGCAGAACCTTCTTCAAAAAAGGATGTGCATGTTCGGAGAAACAAAGGTGCCAAGGCAATTAAAGAAGGTGAAGTAAAGAGTAGCAGGAAAAGACCACATCCAGACCAACGTACTGCTAAAATAGCAACCGAGTCGAAAACTCAAGCTTCGATCGGCAGTGAAGTGAAGGTGGGAGAAGCGGACAATTGTGCTAGTGAGCAGCTACACGTAAACAAAACACCCGAGTCTGTCAAAGACAAGCGTGGTCAAGCCAAGTCCAAGTTAGCAAAAGAGTACGATGGATCCACATTGTGCATGGACACTCTGGCCGAGTACGGCAAGAAGCACATGCGTGCGCCTCCCACGGCCTACCTCGACGAGAAGTTCACCGCCATGcccaaaaaaaggaaggaggcGGCATCCGACATTCGCACCTCGCTGGAGGAGGCTCCTGTCACCGCCGCGCCGCAGAGACATCGGTGTGCCAATTGCTTCACGACGTTCAACAGCGCAGAAGAGCTGCAGCGCCACCACCATTTACAGCACTGTACCAACCTCTTTGGCTTTGACTCTGATGACGAAG GGAATTGA
- the vegfc gene encoding vascular endothelial growth factor C isoform X1, producing MLIPAVLLWILNVSKLCSGQDYMDYYSAGDTGTQAPVLSDDQVSLQSVKSVDQLLRLLYPEYNLLQQCLRKKSWHASSSLFPSSSASPAVHLNHDDGWVQLREEPLYKVDSTLGVILEEIQRTSCQPREVCIEVTKEYQQSTSQFYLPRCVALHRCGGCCTNEAFYCTNTSHALVNKTLMELSPPRMERSVVMVTFVNHTVCECLPKRPLHSIIRRAAMDHLCSPPSVPCAPAFLWDPVNCMCVPIDAINYSEKETEALDSGLLALCGPNRVLKEPSCECVCRNGLTEASCGPGWKLDHNTCECQCEGQDEGKWCPVGQRWNEELCGCVCAAQCPGNQPLNPDTCLCQCRESPQTCLRQGKRFNPNTCSCYRLPCRTPKRACLSGFYYSHQVCQCIPNYMKPAWN from the exons ATGTTGATACCAGCTGTCCTCCTATGGATTCTTAATGTCAGCAAACTGTGCTCAGGACAAGACTACATGGACTACTACTCAGCAGGAGACACGGGAACCCAG GCTCCAGTGTTGTCAGATGACCAGGTCAGTTTACAGAGCGTCAAGAGTGTGGATCAGCTGCTGCGGCTTCTCTATCCTGAATACAATCTGCTTCAGCAGTGCCTGAGGAAGAAATCATGGCACGCCTCTTCCTCCCTATTTCCCAGCTCCTCGGCGAGCCCGGCGGTTCATTTGAACCATGACGATGGCTGGGTGCAGCTGAGGGAAGAGCCGCTTTACAAAGTGGACAGTACTCTCGGAG tcatcctagaagagatcCAGCGCACTTCGTGTCAGCCCCGGGAGGTGTGCATTGAGGTTACCAAAGAGTACCAACAATCCACCAGTCAGTTCTACCTCCCCCGCTGCGTGGCGCTGCATCGCTGCGGTGGATGCTGCACCAACGAAGCCTTTTACTGCACCAACACGAGTCACGCGCTCGTCAACAAGACG CTGATGGAACTATCGCCACCCAGGATGGAGCGCTCCGTTGTCATGGTAACCTTTGTCAATCACACCGTGTGCGAGTGCCTCCCTAAGCGGCCACTTCACTCCATCATCAGACGAGCCGCAATGGATCACCT aTGTTCCCCTCCCTCggtcccctgtgctccggcgttCTTGTGGGATCCCGTCAACTGCATGTGTGTGCCAATAGATGCCATTAACTACTCTGAGAAAGAGACAg AGGCTTTGGACTCAGGGCTGCTTGCTCTCTGCGGCCCCAACAGGGTTCTGAAGGAGCCCAGCTGCGAATGCGTCTGTCGAAACGGGCTCACCGAGGCCAGCTGCGGTCCGGGCTGGAAACTGGACCACAACACAT GTGAATGTCAATGCGAAGGTCAGGACGAGGGCAAGTGGTGCCCCGTCGGCCAGCGCTGGAACGAGGAGCTGTGCGGCTGCGTGTGTGCCGCCCAGTGTCCCGGGAATCAACCTCTCAACCCCGACACCTGCTTGTGTCAGTGCAGAGAAAGTCCACAGACATGTCTACGGCAAGGCAAGAGGTTCAACCCTAACACCTGCAG TTGCTACAGGTTACCCTGCAGGACCCCCAAACGCGCCTGCCTGTCTGGCTTTTACTACAGCCACCAAGTCTGTCAGTGCATCCCCAACTATATGAAGCCTGCGTGGAATTAG
- the vegfc gene encoding vascular endothelial growth factor C isoform X2, translating to MLIPAVLLWILNVSKLCSGQDYMDYYSAGDTGTQAPVLSDDQCLRKKSWHASSSLFPSSSASPAVHLNHDDGWVQLREEPLYKVDSTLGVILEEIQRTSCQPREVCIEVTKEYQQSTSQFYLPRCVALHRCGGCCTNEAFYCTNTSHALVNKTLMELSPPRMERSVVMVTFVNHTVCECLPKRPLHSIIRRAAMDHLCSPPSVPCAPAFLWDPVNCMCVPIDAINYSEKETEALDSGLLALCGPNRVLKEPSCECVCRNGLTEASCGPGWKLDHNTCECQCEGQDEGKWCPVGQRWNEELCGCVCAAQCPGNQPLNPDTCLCQCRESPQTCLRQGKRFNPNTCSCYRLPCRTPKRACLSGFYYSHQVCQCIPNYMKPAWN from the exons ATGTTGATACCAGCTGTCCTCCTATGGATTCTTAATGTCAGCAAACTGTGCTCAGGACAAGACTACATGGACTACTACTCAGCAGGAGACACGGGAACCCAG GCTCCAGTGTTGTCAGATGACCAG TGCCTGAGGAAGAAATCATGGCACGCCTCTTCCTCCCTATTTCCCAGCTCCTCGGCGAGCCCGGCGGTTCATTTGAACCATGACGATGGCTGGGTGCAGCTGAGGGAAGAGCCGCTTTACAAAGTGGACAGTACTCTCGGAG tcatcctagaagagatcCAGCGCACTTCGTGTCAGCCCCGGGAGGTGTGCATTGAGGTTACCAAAGAGTACCAACAATCCACCAGTCAGTTCTACCTCCCCCGCTGCGTGGCGCTGCATCGCTGCGGTGGATGCTGCACCAACGAAGCCTTTTACTGCACCAACACGAGTCACGCGCTCGTCAACAAGACG CTGATGGAACTATCGCCACCCAGGATGGAGCGCTCCGTTGTCATGGTAACCTTTGTCAATCACACCGTGTGCGAGTGCCTCCCTAAGCGGCCACTTCACTCCATCATCAGACGAGCCGCAATGGATCACCT aTGTTCCCCTCCCTCggtcccctgtgctccggcgttCTTGTGGGATCCCGTCAACTGCATGTGTGTGCCAATAGATGCCATTAACTACTCTGAGAAAGAGACAg AGGCTTTGGACTCAGGGCTGCTTGCTCTCTGCGGCCCCAACAGGGTTCTGAAGGAGCCCAGCTGCGAATGCGTCTGTCGAAACGGGCTCACCGAGGCCAGCTGCGGTCCGGGCTGGAAACTGGACCACAACACAT GTGAATGTCAATGCGAAGGTCAGGACGAGGGCAAGTGGTGCCCCGTCGGCCAGCGCTGGAACGAGGAGCTGTGCGGCTGCGTGTGTGCCGCCCAGTGTCCCGGGAATCAACCTCTCAACCCCGACACCTGCTTGTGTCAGTGCAGAGAAAGTCCACAGACATGTCTACGGCAAGGCAAGAGGTTCAACCCTAACACCTGCAG TTGCTACAGGTTACCCTGCAGGACCCCCAAACGCGCCTGCCTGTCTGGCTTTTACTACAGCCACCAAGTCTGTCAGTGCATCCCCAACTATATGAAGCCTGCGTGGAATTAG
- the zgc:86609 gene encoding ER membrane protein complex subunit 3-like, translating into MAGPELLLDSSIRLWVVLPIVFITFLVGVIRHYVTQLLHTDKKVDLEQVSDSQVLLRSRILRENGKYIPRQSFTMRKHYFNNAETGFFKKVKRKVVPKNPMTDTSMLTDMMKGNLTNVLPMIVIGGWINWAFSGFVITKVPFPLTLRFKPMLQRGIDLLTLDASWVSSASWYFLNVFGLRSMYSLILGQDNAADQSRVMQDQMTGAAMAMPPDPNKAFKSEWEALEIVEHKWALENVEEELMARELNFADVFSQDLKSTVF; encoded by the exons ATGGCCGGCCCAGAGCTCCTGCTGGACTCCAGCATCCGTTTGTGGGTAGTGCTGCCCATTGTCTTCATCACTTTCCTGGTGGGTGTCATCCgccattatgtcacccagctgctGCACACTGACAAGAAGGTGGACCTGGAGCAGGTTTCTGACAG TCAGGTGCTCCTGCGCAGTCGCATCCTCCGAGAGAACGGCAAATATATCCCGAGACAG tCGTTCACAATGAGGAAGCACTACTTTAACAATGCTGAAACGGGCTTCTTCAAGAAGGTCAAGAGGAAAGTCGTCCCCAAAAACCCAATGACAG ATACGAGCATGCTGACAGACATGATGAAGGGAAACCTGACTAATGTGCTGCCCATGATCGTGATCGGCGGCTGGATCAACTGGGCCTTCTCCGGATTCGTCATAA CCAAGGTTCCGTTCCCGCTGACACTGCGGTTCAAACCAATGTTGCAACGCGGCATTGACCTGCTCACATTGGATGCATCCTG GGTGAGTTCTGCCTCTTGGTACTTCCTTAACGTGTTTGGCCTGCGGAGCATGTACAGCCTCATCCTGGGACAAGACAATG CTGCCGATCAATCGCGTGTCATGCAGGACCAGATGACGGGTGCCGCCATGGCCATGCCCCCGGACCCCAACAAGGCCTTTAAG AGCGAGTGGGAGGCGCTGGAGATTGTGGAGCACAAGTGGGCGCTAGAGAACGTGGAGGAGGAGCTCATGGCCCGAGAGCTCAACTTTGCAGATGTCTTCAGCCAGGACTTGAAGTCCACTGTGTTTTAG